The genome window GTCCTGCTGGGCCGAGGGGAGTGCGATGTTCACGATGGTGCCGTCCAGCACCACCATGAGCTGGGCCAGGCCGACGTCGCCTGGTCGCCCAATCCTTGGCCGAGTCGCGAGCCGAGTCCGATGCTCGCCACCCGGTCCACTCATGGCCTCAGGTCAGCAGCATCCCCAGGGCTGTGCATGGTGAACCTCGCCTTGGCTGTCTGATGAGCGACCTGTGCTGGTCATCCCGCTCAGCTCAGCGTCAGGTGCACGAGATCGATCTCCTGGCCCCGGGCTCGTGCGAAGCACCGGCTGAGCCCGGTCACCATGAACCCGCATTTCTCCAGTACACGGATGGATCCGGCATTGTCAGCAGCGGCGTCGGCGTGCAGCGGCCGAGTCCTCTCCAACTTGATCAGCTGAGCAAGTGCCTGGCTGGCAATCCCTTGCCCCCAGTGGGGTCGCCCGACGACATAGGTGACTTCACGCTCGGAGCGCGGGCCGAATATCGCGCCATGCCCCACGACCAGGCCGTTAGTACTGCAACCGCATCTGGCGTGACGGATGGTCGGCGGTCTCGTTGGTATGACTGTGTGCTGATGCGCTGACGGTTGAGCAGGTCGAGTCGTGGTCCGAGGGGGTGGCCGGGCTCCATGCCCGGTTCGCCCACCGTTTCGGCAGGTCGGAGCCCCGCGAGCGGGCGCTGGACTACCTGAACGGACTCGTCGCGCCGCTGGAGAAGAAGAACGGGTGGACGCTGTCCGAGCAGGTCGGGCAGCTCCGCCCGGACGGCGTCCAGCGCCTGCTCAACCACTCCGACTGGGACGAGAACGCGGTCCGCGACGATGTGCGCGACTTCGTCGTGGAGACCATCGGAGCCAAGAACGCGGTCCTGATCTGCGACGACACCGGTTTCCTGAAGAAGGGCACCAAGTCCGCCGGAGTCCAGCGGCAGTACACAGGTACCGCCGGCCGCACGGAGAACTGCCAGATCGGGACCTTCCTGGCCTACGCCTCCGCCAGGGGGCGGGCATTGATCGACCGTGAGCTCTACATCCCCGTTTCCTGGACGGATGACCGTGAGCGCTGCCGCGCAGCCGGGATCGACGACGAGATCCCCTTCGCGACCAAGAATGAGCACTGCAAGTGGATGCTGCAACGTGCCGTCGACGCAGGCATCCCGTTCGCGTGGGTCACCGCTGACGAGGCATACGGGCAGGTCAAGCACCTGCGGGTATGGCTGGAGGAACGCAGGATCGCGCACGTACTGGCCACCAAGGTCAACGACACCGTGACCACGGCGGACGGCGGCGACGCCAGGGTGGACCAGTTGGTCGCCGCCCTGCCCAGGCAAGCGTGGAAGCGGGTTTCCGGGGGCCAGGGCGCGCACGGCGAACGGATCTACGACTGGGCCCGCGTCGCCATCCGCCCGTACTGGGAGAACGGCTTCGGGCACTGGGTTCTGGCCCGCCGCAGCATCAGCGACCCCACCGAGATCGCCTACTACGTCTGCTACGGATCGGTGGCCTCCCGGCTGAAAGACCTGGTCAAGGTAGCCGCCGCGAGGTGGGCGGTGGAGGAGTGCTTCCAGACCGCCAAGGGCGAGTGCGGCCTGGACCACTACCAGGTGAGGCTCTACCGGGCCTGGTACCGCCACATCACCCTGGCCATGGCCGCCCTCGCCTACCTGACCGCCGTCCGCGCCGCAGAAGCCGCAAAAGGGGCGGAGCGGACGACGAGCAAGACCTCATACCCCTCAGCGTCCCGGAGATCCGCCGACTGATCGGCCACATCATCGTCACGCCCCGCCACCACAGCAACGACCATCATCTGCACTGGTCACGCTTCCGACGACGCAGCCAGGCCCGTGCCCGCCGCTCCCACTACAAACGCCGAGGCCACAACCCGCAGATGCGGTTGCAGTATTAGCCAGGACAGTTCGCAAGATCACTGCTGGATCGGACCGGACCTTCGCCCAGTGCTGGTCGAAGTGGCCCCGGTCGTAGTGATATTTCCTGGTCACAGCCGCCATCTGCTGCAGTTCCGGATCGGTCAACTGCTCCCAGAAGACCAGCAGGTCGCTGTCCTGAAGTTCGCGCAGGTATATTTTCATGGGCTCGGTGTCAGCCTCCGCGAGATCGTTGTCGAAGTGATCGGCTCAGCCTAGGGCCAGCTCACACCTACGGAACAACCTTTATGGAGGCCAGCTGTGATCGTCAGTCAGCAGCCTGCTCGGCCCTGGCCTGGGTCTGAGCGAGGCGGTAGGAGTCCGTGCCGGTCTCGATGATGTTCCCGCCGAAGGTGAGACGGTCGACGATGGCCGCGCAGAGCCGGGGGTCGGTAACGTTCTTGTCCCCCCTCCGAACCTTCGTTGGAGGCGATGGCGACGCTGTTCTTTTCCACCCTTTCGGTTAGTACCTGGAACAGTAACTCTGCGCCGTGTTTGTCGAGTTCCATGTAGCCCAGCTCGTCGATCGCGAGGAGATCGGCGCGTCCGTAGCGGGCGGTCGTCTTGGTCAGCTGCTTCTCGTCGGCGGCCTTGACCAGCTCGTTGACCAGCTTGGTTGCCAGGACGTACTTCACCCGGTAGCCGACCGTAGCGGCTTCGGTGCCCAGCGCGATCAGCAGGTGGGATTTTCCTGTTCCGGAGTCTCCTATGAGGCAGAGCGGGAGTCCCTTTTTCACCAATTCGCAGGACGCGAGGGTGTGGATCACGGCCGGGTCGATGTTCAGGTCGGCGTCGAAATCGAATTGCCGCAGGGACTTTTCCCGGGGGAATGAGGCGGCCTTGATCCGGCGCTCGGAGCGTCGGCGGGCCCCGTCGTCGCACTCGGCCAGCAGCAGTTCCGCGAGGAACCCGCGGTAGGTCATCTGGCCTTTGGCCGCGTCGGTGGCGATGTCGGCGAACTGGCTCCGGATCGTGGGCAGTCGCAGGGCCCTGCAGGATGCTTCGATGGCCGCGTGTCGGCGTACACCCGTATCTACTCGGGGCGGTACAGCCGAAGGTGCTCAGCCTCGTCAGCCGTGACGGGGATGCTCGGCGTAATCGGGAGGCGATGCGGGCGGTCCTGGAGGTACGCACAGTTGACGGTCTCGACCTCTGGCCTGTCGCTGAGGTCGAGCCGTTCAGCTTCCTGCCTCTCAGCGGGGAGCTGTCATCCGCTGAGGTGGGGACGGTGGTGATGCGCATCGCCGACCACAACAACGTCGACTCCGATGGCGAGCAGGCGCCACAGCCAGCCAACGCACTCGGCTCTTTCTCGCACGGACTGCTCAGACTTGAGGACGATATCGTCGCTCCCGGCGGTCTGGGAGTCATCGATACCTCCACCAGCGTCACCTTCCTGCCCGGCTGCTGTGACGGGCTGGAGAGCCGGCGCGACTGGCATCGGTTCGTCGACGACGGCAATCTGCTCGGGTTCGGCCACGATCCCGTGTCACCCGTTGCGGAGCGCTTCGGAGACATCGTCAGGCACCGACTGGACATCCGAGCACGTGCCTGACTACCGCACTCCCGTCACAGCTGCTCTCGCCTGTGTTCTCGACCTGCCCGATCCGGCCGTGAGACCGGAGCCATAGGGCGATCGGCTCGGCTCTTCCAGCAGCCAAGGTGGGGCCGGGCAAAGCCATCGTGCGTGACGTAGTGACCACGTTCGCCCGTACCTGCCCGGGTACTTCGATGTGCACGCCGACACGGAACGCGGTCCACCGTTCGGTCTCCACCCGGGCCCGGTCGAAGCCAAGCACCTGGGCGACAGCCGAGTTGAGGTTGTCGCAGCGGACCCTGCCGGTGGGCACACCTGCGAGCACGCTGAAAGCGTGGACGTGCCCTTCGAAAAAGGCCTCCTGGCCGCCGGAGGCGGAGACCCGGTGCACCGCCTTGCCGGAGTACGACAGGCGGAAGGAGAACAGGCTGCACTTGACCTGCTGGCCGGCCAGACGGATGGTCACGTCCCCGAAGCCGACCTCCGCTTCGGCGCCCGGACGGTGGGACTGCGGCACGAATGCCTTCGCGATGCCCCGGCCCGCAGCGATCCGGATCTCGTCACGACGTTCCGCGACGTAGGCGCGGACGAGCCCGTATGCAAGGTCGACAGCGCCGTACTCGGCGACCAGCCGGTCGAAGACCCGCTTGGCCGTGTGCTGTTGCTTCCGCGGAGCGGTGGGGTCCGCCCGCAGCATCTGATCGACCAGCCCCTTGTAGGGGTCCAGGCGCGTCTTGCGCACCGTCCGGAAACCCACCCCGTACTTGTGATGCAGAGCACGGTTCGACAGCCCGGCCCGAGAATCACGGCGGAGCGCCGCGTGCAGATCGACCTTGGACATCGGCGGCATACACGCCCCCTCATCACCTGGAGCACTTCGATGCTCCCACCGCAAGCACCCCGCTGGTGGTGAAACTCAGCGATACCGATCCCAGACGAGACCGGGTGCTGTCGCCGCTGACCGACAGGCGGTGCCACCACTCACCCGCACAGCCAGTCGAGCGATGCGTGAACAAGTGGAAGCAGTTCCGAGCCGTGGCCAAGCGGTATGACAAGCGCGCCTACATCTTCAACGGCACCCTCACCGTCACAGCGATCGTCATCCTGCTCCGCGACACCGTCCAAGAGCCATCAGAAACGGCCTAGTACTGCAACGGTTCTTGTTCTGAGTGCTGGGCAGTTTTCAGGGGCTGTGTCCGCGTTGTTCGTAGTGGCTGGTGCGGGGACATCACTGTGACGCCGCTCGCCCGGTACCCGTCGGTGATCGGCTGGCTCCCATGGCCGGTCGGGTCGCGGTGATGCGGGAGATGGCTTCGAGGGTCAAGTCATACGGGTGCGGTTCGGTGGCCAGGGCGCGGTGGAGCGTCAAGCCCTCGATGAGAGCGTCGAGTTGGCGGGCTGTGTCCGGGTCGAAGTGCTTCTCAAGATGGACTCGGCTGCGGCGCATCCACTCGTGGGTGAGGTGCCGGTAGATCGGCTGGCGAGCGGCGAGTGTGTACAGCTCCTGGGTGAGAACGAGGTCGCGTCGGCTGCCTTCGGACAGCGCGTGCACGAGGTCCGCCACGGCCACTCGGGCCTGGTCGCGGTCGGCCGCGGCGGCGAGGTGGGCGTCGAAGACCGCGACGATGTGATCGGCGAAGCGACTGAAGGCATCCTGGAGCAGCTGGTCGATACCACTGAAGTGGTAGGTCATCGATCCGAGGGGTACGCCGGCCCGTGCGGCGATCTTCCGGTGCGAGACCTGCGCGATGCCCTCTTCGGCGATGAGGTCGAGCGTCGCGGCGATGATGCGTTCACGTCGCTTCGGGTCCGTGTGTCCGGTTGCCATGGTGTCAGGATCACAGGTTCCGGACGGGTCGCGCGGGGTTGCCCACGGCGACGACATCGGCCGGTACGTCCCGGGTGACGACGGCACCGGCGCCGATGACGGAGTTGTCTCCGATGGTCACGCCTGGCAGGACGACGGCCCCGCCCCCCAGCCAGACGTTGTTGCCGATGGTGATCGGTTTGGCGGCTTCGAGTTTGTCGCGGCGAGGTTGCGGAGCCACGGGATGGGTGGGGGTGAGCAGTTGGACGCCGGGCCCGATCTGGCAGTCGTCGCCGATGGTGATCGCGGCGACGTCCAGCGCGGTCAGGTTGTAGTTGACGAAGGTGCGGGCACCGATCGTGATGTTGCTGCCGTAGTCGACGAACAGCGGTGGCCGCACGTGGGTCCCGTCTCCCACGGAACCGAGGAGTTCGGAGAGGATGGCCTGGGCGGCAGCGGGGTCCTCGATGTAGGCAGCCTGGTAGCGGGCCGCCAGCATCCCGGCCCGCCGCAGCTTACGGGCGATCTCGGGGTCGTCGGCGATGTAGAGGTCGCCCGCCAACATGCGTTCCAGATTCGTGCGCGGGTCCAGCGCGAAGTATTCCTCCGACATGTACGCAACATACAGCCCAAGCGTACGAACGTACATCCCGGGCTGTCGCGGGCCCCGGCGAACGAGGTCGGCCGGCCTGGGGACTCATGCGCGCCGGGTCTGCAGAACTCCCGCGAGCAGCATCACGAGCAGTCCCGCGAGCGGTATCACCAACAGCCCGGTCCGAAGGCCGGCCGCATCGGCGACGAGCCCGACGACCGGTGGGGAGAACAGGAAGCCCAGGCGCATGAGCCAGGAAATGATCGTGAGCCCCGATCCCGGCTTGAGACCGGGGAGTTCGTCGGCTGCCTGAAGTGTGGCAGGCACCAGGGTCGCCACTCCGAATCCGGCCGCGGCGAAACCGAGGACCGTCCCGGGGACGGTAGGCACGGCGAGGGCCAGGCCCATGCCTGCCGCGGCGACGAAGCCGCCGACACGGGCCACGGAGCGCTGGCCGAACCGGTCGACGAGCCGGTCGCCGATGAGGCGGCCGACGAACTGAGCACCGACCAGGGCGATGTAGCCCCAGGCCGCCTGCGCCGCCGTCGTACGCAGGGAGTCGGCGAGATAGACGGCGGCCCAGGAACTGCCGGCCTCCTCGACGAGTGTGCCGGCCACGGCGATGAGGACGAGCGCGGCCAGCACGAGACGGGGGTGCGTGCCCGTCGCGGCTCGCCGTGTCCGCTGTGGTGGGCGGGCTTCGGCGTCAGGGTCCGCGGCCGGCTCGGTTTCGGGACCGGGCAGGCAGAACCGCAGGGCGACACAGGCCACGGTTGCGCACAGCGTCGCCGAGATCAGCAGGTGCTGTCCCCGGGAGAGTCCGAGCGCGATCGCGCCGGCCCCCATGGATCCACCGACTACGGCTCCGATGGACCAGACGGCGTGGAAGGAGTTGATGATCGAGCGTCCGTAGCGGCGCTGTACACGCAGGCCTTGGGCGTTCTGCGCGACATCGGTGATCGCGTCCGTCGCTCCGGCCAGGAGCAACGCTCCCGCGAACACCATCACCGAGTCCGCCATGCCGGCGGCGAGTATTCCCATGCCCGTCAGCGTGGTACCGATGACCGCCACTCGTGCCGAGCCCATCCTGCGGATGAGGATCGAGGCTGCCATCCCGGCCGCGATGGCGCCTGCCGGGAAGGCCACCACTGCCAGTCCGTAGGCCGCGTTGCCGATGCCGAGATCCTCCTTGATCTGCGGATACCTCGGCAGAAGATTGGCGAGCAGGGCCCCGTTGGTGAAGAACAGCACGGCAACGGCCACACGGGCCTGCCGTGCGGCCTGGGCAGGTCCGCGCAGGGTGTCAACAGTCATGCGGGGACCTTACAAGCAGAGCGTACGAACGTACACTCTGCCTCTGTCCGGAGCCCGGGGGAGGAGGGGGAGTGCCCGGTGCCCTGCCGTTTCTTCGGCAGGGCGTCGACGAGGTCGGCTACCGGCTGCCGGCTACCGGCTGCCGCGCCTGGCCGAGGCCGTCCGGTGCGGCGAGGCGCGCTTCACGGTCGGGCGCCGAGGGACGAGCCGTGGTGCGACGTCGGCCTCGGTGAGAGCCACCAGGGCGGCGTGGTCGGGGGAGAGGGAACAGGCCGGGTCGGTGCGGGTGGCATCCCCCGTCAGGGCGTGGGCCTGGCACCGGCAGCCGCCGAAGTCCTCGGTGCGGCGCTCGCAGGAACGGCAGGGAGAGGGCATCCAGTCGGTACCGCGGTAGGCGTTGAAGGCCGGTGACTCCTCCCAGATCCAGCGCAGCGACCGGTCGGCGACGTTCGGCGGGTCCAGGCCGGGCAGCGACGCCGCGGCCGGGCAGGGCAGGGCCGTGCCGTCGGGCGTGACGGTGAGCGATACGGCACCCCAGCCGCCCATGCACGGCTTGGGCGTGCCGGAGAAGTAGTCGGGCACCACCCAGGTGATGTCCAGGGTGCCGTCCAGACGCTTCCGTTCGCGCTCCACCACCTCGCCGGCCGCCCGGAGTTGTTCCCGGCTCGGCATGAGCGCGGCCCGGTTGAGCAGGCCCCAGCCGTAGAACTGGGTGTTGGCGAGTTCGACGCGGTCCGCCCGCCAGTCGACGGCCAGGGCGATCAGGTCGGCCACGGCGTCGAGGTTGTGGCGGTGCAGGACCACGTTGACGCCGAGCGGGAGGCACCGCTCCTTCACGAGCCGGGCCGCCGCCAGCTTGGCGTCGAAGGACCGACGGCCGGCGATCTCGTCGGAGCGGCCGGGATCGGCGTGCTGGACGGACAACTGCACACTGTGCAGACCGGCGTCGACCAAGGAGTCGATCCGTTCCGCGGACAGACCGTCGCCGCTGGTCACCAGCTGGGTGTACAGCCCGGCGTCCACCGCGGACCGGGTGATCTCCTCCAGGTCCCGGCGCAACAGGGGTTCGCCGCCGGAGAGATGGGTGTGCAGTACGCCGAGCTCCGCTGCCTGCCGGAAGACGTCGGCCCACTGTGACGTGCCCAGTTCCTGTGAACGTCGGGTCAGTTCCAGTGGGTTGGAGCAGTATCCGCACCGGAGCGGGCAGGCGTGGGTCAGTTCGGAGAGCAGGGCCCAGGGCGGAGCGGGAACGGTCATCGCAGACAGCCTTCCGTGCGCAGCCGGTGCAGGAACGAAGTGACCTCATGGCGTACGCGGGACTCGCCGCCGGCGCCGGCGCCAATGTCGGTGTCGGCGCCGGCCGAGAGGCGTGCGGCGATCTCGTCGACGGTCCGGCTGCCGTCGCACAGTTCGAGGACGGCCCGCCCGGAGCCGTGCAGGACGACGACCCGTTCGGGGAGCAGCAGGACATCGGCCCCCCGCACCCGGTCGTGGCGCAGCACCGCCGCCGGGAGGACACGGGGCCGCCAGAGCTGTGGCTCGCCCATCACGGTGTCTCCCGCCGCTCCGCCCCCTGCACGCTGTCGAGCAGGCTCCACAGCACGTCGCACTTGAACGAGAGGGCCGCGAGCGCGCGGTCCTGCTGGTCGCGACTCACCGCCCACTCCTTCACCCAGGCCAGTGCCTCGCTTCCGTCGCGGCGTCCCTGGGGGACACGGCCGCGGAAGTAGGACAGACCGGCGGAATCGATCCAGGGGTAGTGCAGCGGAAACGTCTCCAGACGGGTCAGCATGATCGATGGTGCGCACAGTTCGGTCAGGGACGAGGCAACGGCTTCGAGTCTGTCGTTGTTGCGGCAGAAGTTGACATAGCCGTCGACGGCCAGCCGGACACCGGGCAGCAGATGCCGGTGAGTCAGCAGTTCATGTCGGGCGAGACCCACCGCCTCGCCCAACCGGAGCCACTTCTCCAGTCCTCCGTCCTGGTCGGTGAGCCCGTCGTGGTCCTGGATGCGCCGGAGCCAGGAGCGACGCTGGGCGGGCAGGTGGAGCTTGGCCAGGATGTGGGCGTCCTTGATGGGGATGTTGCACTGGTAGTAGAAGCGGTTCGCCACCCAGAGCCGTAGTTCGGCGGGGCTCAGTTCGCCTTGGTGCATACGCCGGTTGAAGGGGTGGCGGTCGTGGTAGCGGGCCGTGGCCAGCTCGCGCAGCCGGGCCTCCAGTTGCTCCTCGTCCCACGCGCCGAGGCCCGGGCTGCCCGGGTCGGCCCCGCCCGGCTCCGGCCGTGTGGCGAGGGCGGTCTCGAAGCCGGTCGTGGTCACAGGGACACCACCATCCTGTCCTCGGCCACGCGCAGGCCCAGGCCGGCGAGCCGTTCGTGTGCGGGGTCGCCGGGGTCGACCAGCGGGTTCGTGTTGTTGAGATGGGTGTAGTAGACCCGCGCGCCGACCCGGCTCAGGCGTCCGGCGGTGCCTTCGGGACCCTCGATGGGCAGATGCCCCATCCCCGAGGCGGTGCGTCGGGAGATGCCGAGGCGGCGCGGCTCGTCCTCGTCGAGGAAGGTGCCGTCGAGCAGCACGCAGTCGGTTCCGGCGATCTCGTCGCCGAGGGCGTCGCTCCAGGCGGCGAGGGCCGGCGCGTACAGCGCGCTCCTGCCCGTCTCCGGGTCGTGCACGTTGAGTGCCGTGCTCCAGGCGGGGTGGGCCGGTTCGTCCGCCGCGTAGCGCGGTCGTTTGTCCGACAGGGGCAGGGCGCTCACCCGCAGTCCCGCGATCTCGGCCGGTTCGCCGACGCCGGTCAGTGGGAGTTCGTGCCAGGTGAGGGTGGTGTAGGGGGAGAGGATGTCGGTGAGCGGCAGCCGTGCGGTCAGGGCCTTGTGCACGGGTTCCGTGCACCAGACATCGATCCGCGCGGCCTCGCGCAGCCGCAGCAGCCCGAGGGTGTGGTCCAGTTCCGCGTCGGTGAGGACGACCCGGATCACGGGGGTGCGTTCCTGTCCGGCCCCGGGCCGCAGCGAGGGGTGGCCTTCCAGCTGTTCGGCGACGTCCGGTGTGGCGTTGGCGAGGAACCAGGCGCCCGGGTCGGCCGCGTGCACGGCCAGGCCGTCATGGAGCCGGCGGCGGGAGGGGTGCCGGCGTGCCCCGGCGCAGCCGGGGCACGCACAGTTCCACTGGGGTAGGCCGCCACCGGCTGCTGTCCCGAGAACGCGCAGCAGCACGGCCGGCGCCTACTTCTCGCGCAGCGAGTAGGCGGTGACCTCCAGGGCGGTGTCGACCACCGTGAAGTCGGGGGTCTGCCAGTCGGCGGACGGCTGCCCGGACGGCTGGGGCTGGTGGTGGAGCTGGGGCTGCGGTTCGTTGTGCATGACGACCTGCCTTTCGAGTGGGTGACGTAGGTGTGGCGGTTGAGATGGATGTGGTGGGTGTGGAACGGATCGCGGGTCCCGGGACCCGCGATGCCCGGTGGCCGCCGCCCGCCGACGGCGGCCACACGTCATGTGCAGAACGGCTTCTTGCCCATGGCCGACTCGATGCCGCCGAGGATCAGCTTCTGGAACTCGGCGGCT of Streptomyces phaeolivaceus contains these proteins:
- a CDS encoding MFS transporter, translated to MTVDTLRGPAQAARQARVAVAVLFFTNGALLANLLPRYPQIKEDLGIGNAAYGLAVVAFPAGAIAAGMAASILIRRMGSARVAVIGTTLTGMGILAAGMADSVMVFAGALLLAGATDAITDVAQNAQGLRVQRRYGRSIINSFHAVWSIGAVVGGSMGAGAIALGLSRGQHLLISATLCATVACVALRFCLPGPETEPAADPDAEARPPQRTRRAATGTHPRLVLAALVLIAVAGTLVEEAGSSWAAVYLADSLRTTAAQAAWGYIALVGAQFVGRLIGDRLVDRFGQRSVARVGGFVAAAGMGLALAVPTVPGTVLGFAAAGFGVATLVPATLQAADELPGLKPGSGLTIISWLMRLGFLFSPPVVGLVADAAGLRTGLLVIPLAGLLVMLLAGVLQTRRA
- a CDS encoding TetR/AcrR family transcriptional regulator; its protein translation is MATGHTDPKRRERIIAATLDLIAEEGIAQVSHRKIAARAGVPLGSMTYHFSGIDQLLQDAFSRFADHIVAVFDAHLAAAADRDQARVAVADLVHALSEGSRRDLVLTQELYTLAARQPIYRHLTHEWMRRSRVHLEKHFDPDTARQLDALIEGLTLHRALATEPHPYDLTLEAISRITATRPAMGASRSPTGTGRAASQ
- the pqqA gene encoding pyrroloquinoline quinone precursor peptide PqqA codes for the protein MHNEPQPQLHHQPQPSGQPSADWQTPDFTVVDTALEVTAYSLREK
- the pqqB gene encoding pyrroloquinoline quinone biosynthesis protein PqqB, which gives rise to MLLRVLGTAAGGGLPQWNCACPGCAGARRHPSRRRLHDGLAVHAADPGAWFLANATPDVAEQLEGHPSLRPGAGQERTPVIRVVLTDAELDHTLGLLRLREAARIDVWCTEPVHKALTARLPLTDILSPYTTLTWHELPLTGVGEPAEIAGLRVSALPLSDKRPRYAADEPAHPAWSTALNVHDPETGRSALYAPALAAWSDALGDEIAGTDCVLLDGTFLDEDEPRRLGISRRTASGMGHLPIEGPEGTAGRLSRVGARVYYTHLNNTNPLVDPGDPAHERLAGLGLRVAEDRMVVSL
- the pqqD gene encoding pyrroloquinoline quinone biosynthesis peptide chaperone PqqD, with protein sequence MGEPQLWRPRVLPAAVLRHDRVRGADVLLLPERVVVLHGSGRAVLELCDGSRTVDEIAARLSAGADTDIGAGAGGESRVRHEVTSFLHRLRTEGCLR
- a CDS encoding IS701 family transposase produces the protein MTVEQVESWSEGVAGLHARFAHRFGRSEPRERALDYLNGLVAPLEKKNGWTLSEQVGQLRPDGVQRLLNHSDWDENAVRDDVRDFVVETIGAKNAVLICDDTGFLKKGTKSAGVQRQYTGTAGRTENCQIGTFLAYASARGRALIDRELYIPVSWTDDRERCRAAGIDDEIPFATKNEHCKWMLQRAVDAGIPFAWVTADEAYGQVKHLRVWLEERRIAHVLATKVNDTVTTADGGDARVDQLVAALPRQAWKRVSGGQGAHGERIYDWARVAIRPYWENGFGHWVLARRSISDPTEIAYYVCYGSVASRLKDLVKVAAARWAVEECFQTAKGECGLDHYQVRLYRAWYRHITLAMAALAYLTAVRAAEAAKGAERTTSKTSYPSASRRSAD
- the pqqC gene encoding pyrroloquinoline-quinone synthase PqqC, yielding MTTTGFETALATRPEPGGADPGSPGLGAWDEEQLEARLRELATARYHDRHPFNRRMHQGELSPAELRLWVANRFYYQCNIPIKDAHILAKLHLPAQRRSWLRRIQDHDGLTDQDGGLEKWLRLGEAVGLARHELLTHRHLLPGVRLAVDGYVNFCRNNDRLEAVASSLTELCAPSIMLTRLETFPLHYPWIDSAGLSYFRGRVPQGRRDGSEALAWVKEWAVSRDQQDRALAALSFKCDVLWSLLDSVQGAERRETP
- a CDS encoding sugar O-acetyltransferase, producing the protein MSEEYFALDPRTNLERMLAGDLYIADDPEIARKLRRAGMLAARYQAAYIEDPAAAQAILSELLGSVGDGTHVRPPLFVDYGSNITIGARTFVNYNLTALDVAAITIGDDCQIGPGVQLLTPTHPVAPQPRRDKLEAAKPITIGNNVWLGGGAVVLPGVTIGDNSVIGAGAVVTRDVPADVVAVGNPARPVRNL
- a CDS encoding GNAT family N-acetyltransferase; this translates as MPTRPPTIRHARCGCSTNGLVVGHGAIFGPRSEREVTYVVGRPHWGQGIASQALAQLIKLERTRPLHADAAADNAGSIRVLEKCGFMVTGLSRCFARARGQEIDLVHLTLS
- the pqqE gene encoding pyrroloquinoline quinone biosynthesis protein PqqE, with protein sequence MTVPAPPWALLSELTHACPLRCGYCSNPLELTRRSQELGTSQWADVFRQAAELGVLHTHLSGGEPLLRRDLEEITRSAVDAGLYTQLVTSGDGLSAERIDSLVDAGLHSVQLSVQHADPGRSDEIAGRRSFDAKLAAARLVKERCLPLGVNVVLHRHNLDAVADLIALAVDWRADRVELANTQFYGWGLLNRAALMPSREQLRAAGEVVERERKRLDGTLDITWVVPDYFSGTPKPCMGGWGAVSLTVTPDGTALPCPAAASLPGLDPPNVADRSLRWIWEESPAFNAYRGTDWMPSPCRSCERRTEDFGGCRCQAHALTGDATRTDPACSLSPDHAALVALTEADVAPRLVPRRPTVKRASPHRTASARRGSR